The DNA region TCGTCGCCGCCATCAACGGCGGCGAGTCGCCGATCCACGAGCCCGGCCTCGACGACCTGGTGGCCGACCACGCCGGCGAGACCCTGCGGGCGACCACCGACTACGACGCCGTCCGCGAGACCGACGTGACCTTCCTCGCCCTGCCGACCCCCTCCGAGGACGACGGCGCCATCGACCTGACGTACATGGAGGCCGGCGCCCAGTCGCTGGGCGAGGCGCTCGCCGAGAAAGAGGGCGACCACCTCGTCGTCGTCAAGAGCACCGTCGTCCCCGGCTCGACCGAGGAGACGATCGCGCCCGCCATCGAGGAGACCTCGGGGAAGACCGCCGGCGAGGACTTCCACGTCGCGATGAACCCCGAGTTCCTCCGGATGGGCACCGCCGTCGAGGACTTCCTCGACCCGCAGAAGATCGTCTTCGGCGCCCGCCGGCCGGCCGCCTACGACACCCTCGGGGAGGTGTTCGCGCCGCTGGTCGCGGAGAGCGACGCCGCCGTCGTCGAGACCGGTATCCGCGAGGCCGAGATGATCAAGTACGCCAACAACGGTTTTCTGGCGTCGAAGGTCTCCCTTATTAATGACATCGGGAACATCTGCAAGGAGTTCGACGTCGACGCCTACGAGGTCGCCGACGCGATCGCCCTCGACGACCGCATCGGCGGGAAGTTCCTGCGCTCCGGGCTCGGCTGGGGCGGTTCGTGTTTCCCGAAGGACACGAACGCGATCATCGCGGCCGCGCGGGAGGCGGGCTACGAACCGCCCGTCCTCGAGGCCGCGGTCGAGGTGAACGACCTGCAACCGGAGCGACTCCTCGCGTTGCTGGACGAGCGGGCGGACGTGGCCGGCGAGCGCGTCGCCGTCCTCGGCCTCTCGTTCAAGCCCGGGACCGACGACGTTCGCAAGACCCGCGCGGTCCCGGTCATCGAGGGCCTCCAGGAGCGCGGTGCGGAGGTGGTCGCCTACGACCCCGTGGCGACCGAGAGCTTCGACGAGCACTACCCCGAGATCGAGGTCGCATACGCCGACAGCGCGGCCGAGGCGCTGGACGGTGCCCGCGCCGCGGTCGCGGTCACCGACTGGGACGAGTTCGCCGCGCTCGATTCGGAGTTCGACGCGATGGCCGAGCCGCTGGTCCTCGACGGCCGCCACATCGTCGAGCGCCGCGACGGCATCGAGTACGTCGGCCTGACCTGGTGAGCGTCTCCGCTCGTCGGCGCGTCGCCGTTTTTGGTGGCGGTTGCTACTCTGTGTCCCCGTCGCGCCCGATCTGACGGTCGACGGCGAACACGAGCGCCGCGGCGACGACCGCGGCGACGAGCACCCGCGGGTCCGAGGTGACGTAGAGGCTCGGCGTCGGCGGTCGCCACCAGGTGACCGGGTAGAGCCACGGGCCCGCGCGGCCGTCCGCGAACACCCTGAGCCCGTCCACCGCCAGCGACAGCGACCCGCCGGCGGCGAGGAATCCGAACGCCCGTCGCCGGTGGCGGGGTCCGAACGCCAGCGCGACGGCGCCCGCCACCAGCCCCACGCCGCCCAGCGTGCTCACCGCGCTCCAGGAGAACGGGACGCCGAGCGCGGCCTCGACCGTCGCCGACCCCAGCAGGAGGTCGACCTTCACGAGGTCGGGGATCGTGCCGCCGCACA from Halosimplex halophilum includes:
- the aglM gene encoding UDP-glucose 6-dehydrogenase AglM; protein product: MHVSIVGSGYVGTTVAACLADLGHEVTNVDIDGDIVAAINGGESPIHEPGLDDLVADHAGETLRATTDYDAVRETDVTFLALPTPSEDDGAIDLTYMEAGAQSLGEALAEKEGDHLVVVKSTVVPGSTEETIAPAIEETSGKTAGEDFHVAMNPEFLRMGTAVEDFLDPQKIVFGARRPAAYDTLGEVFAPLVAESDAAVVETGIREAEMIKYANNGFLASKVSLINDIGNICKEFDVDAYEVADAIALDDRIGGKFLRSGLGWGGSCFPKDTNAIIAAAREAGYEPPVLEAAVEVNDLQPERLLALLDERADVAGERVAVLGLSFKPGTDDVRKTRAVPVIEGLQERGAEVVAYDPVATESFDEHYPEIEVAYADSAAEALDGARAAVAVTDWDEFAALDSEFDAMAEPLVLDGRHIVERRDGIEYVGLTW